The sequence ATCTTGTCCTAGTCAAACTTCAGATTCTAATAGAtgtcttttaataatttttttagatcTGGAAGTGTCACGAAGGTCTGAAACTCCTAACAGTTTTCAGTTCCAACCTCCACTGCCACCAGGACGTCCATCGATgtcatctcctcctcctttacCACAAGGAACACCTCCACAGAATCTTACACCACCTCAACCTTCAACCCCCACCCGCCCTCTTCTTCCTAGGACTACTCCACCATTGAATCCTTCCAGTGATATTCCACAGCCAAAAATAGTGGACTCAGTCATGGATGAGGATACTTTGACCTTGGAAGAGCTAGAGGAACAGCAGCGATTAATCTGGGCAGCGCTAGAGCAGGCGGAAAGCACAAACAGTGACTCTGATATTCCTGTTGATACACCTTTAACTGGAAATTCTGTTACGTCGTCACCATCTAGGAATGAAGTAGATGTTGCAGAAGTAAGGTCATCTGATAAGGTGATTACAGTGGAATCTAGTTTTTCTGATATCAGTGAACAGATGCCAGAAAATGAACATTCTATAACTAGTTCTAATCCAGAAGATAGTTTACTTAACTTAAAAGAAGATCCTGATAATACAGATTCTGAAGGCTTGCTGGATAACAGCACAATACCTGCTTCTGACCGTGAGGTTAACGATGGAGAAAACACAGGTGATAATAAAATGGTCACAAGCATTGAATCCCCTGCAAAAAACTCTAGTCTTGTTCCTGATATGAGCAAGTTTGCTGCAGGAATAACACcatttgaatttgaaaatatgGCAGAATCAACAGGTGTTTATCTACGAATAAGAAGCGTGTTAAAAAATTCCCCAAGAagccagcaaaagaaaaagacttcGTTATAACTGGTCTTCCTTTGTTCCATTATGTCCAAATcactgcttccttctctttccttcagttttaCAAACTCTGATAACCTTCCTCATCCTTTTGTGGGAAGGAGAAAATCTTGACAAATACAGGTCTGCCCTGTTCTTCCTTGGAAATGAAGTCAGTGCAGCGTTTTCTGTACTGATGAGGACCACCGATGTGGCCAGAAAGTATAGAAGAATTTTCCCAGATTGCATCCTTCCACTAAGGAATAACAGGACTGTTGATTTGTTAAGAGTGATTTACTTGCCAATAcatgaaattctgaaaagagGAGATTGTGGTTTGCTGTTCATTACTTTGGCTGAGATTTATATTGTCCTTGAGTTTCAGGTGGattggtgatttttttttaatatctgtccTTTGTAAAATAATCTATACTTTATACATTTTGCTAATTATCCTGTAGATAAGTTTAATAtattcagaatgtttttaagAAGGTCTAGTATTAAGATTCCCCACATCAAAATCCTGACAATTGGATGAAAATAATCAGGGATTGCCAGCATTATCTTCACcatttcaggtatttttataaattatttacgTGGGTCAGTTTTAATTACCACTGTATCTTTTGTAACATCATCCTTCATGTAAACTTGCTGTACATACGTGTTCATTGTTGTGTACAGAGGTTTAATAAATGAATTTTATATAAAGATGTTTAATTGGAGTCCTAAACTGTCAAACTGCAGATTTTTGTAAATCAGCTGCTGAAGATAAATAGAAAAACAAGTCGATTAAAATGAGGATGaataaagttaaatattttaggaaGGGTCACAGCTGTTGGATTTCATAATCAAGAagctgtgaaaattattttatctacATAAATAGATGTTTGCTATACTATTCAATTTTAATAATCTGAAGAATTGCCCACATCTGAAAGTTCAAAAGCATGTAATTCTGCTGATTAATTGttctaacacttttttttcttcttctctttaaTAGTCTTCAGAGGGAACTGTAGGTGAAATGACTGCACATCAGTTGCATTGCCAACAGAGGGAGTACTAGATTGCCTTAACAGTATTCGTTGGCGCTGGTAAAGCATTTGTCCTtatataaatgcagaaaaagaagtcGTCTTGCCAAGTGAGAGGCATAGTAAACCCAAGTATTTTTGAGTGTCTAAGAAAAGGCTGGTGAAGGGGGGATGTTCAAAGGATTCTTTGATAAGATAACTTTAAGAGACTGAACTTATTCTTTACAATTCCTAGCTTTGCATGTGCTACATATTTCCAAAAGAATCTTATAATACATTAGTACACTCTGCATTTGAATATTTAAGAGAACCTCAGGGTTTTTTGTAGTTAAAGcctttacatttatttactttttttctctaaacttTACAGGAGGGGAAAACCGAAGTGTCTGTGTATATGAATTGCTTGTCTTCTGAGATGCTGAAAAAACTTTTTGCAGCATACACCAGTTCACTTTATCTGGTTGCGTTTGGAAAGCAATGGTCAAGGTAAACGTTCATTGTAATGCTAAAGTGAAAggcacttttttccccatgttttaTAGGAGAAATagtattattttctgtagcagGAATAGGTAATAATATGTTGCTTCCAGCTTTTGCACACTTTACAAAGACATCTCTATTGAGAAGCTTTCTCCATGCATCCTCCACCCATGGAGTTAAAAGCTAGTAATCGCAGTTTACATAAGCCATTatgtgctgtgtgctgcatcATTCACATGTGGATAATAATGTGATGCAGGGCATGAGGTAATGATTTCAAGTGTACACACCTTTTGGGTGTGTTGCGGTGCTCATATTTTAAACATGCAGTTCTCTCTCCACACCTTAgaagatctttttttaatagctgttatgaaatgctgctgctttagtAGGACATGCAGCCTAGTGCTTCTGCCTTgcttacagaaaacacaaaaggtaGAAAccttacagaaaaagcaaggtAGAAATCATCTTTATATGCTACGTTACCCTTTAGTGCTCTGTATGTTTACAGTAAAGTCATAATAAATCACCCTTCCATCTAATTGATCAGAATAGGTAAGTCTTCCATGTTTGTACAAATCCTCAGGCTTATCATTAAAGTAGCTGTTAACTATTGCTTTCAAGGTTTATACTGAAGGTATTAAGAGTAAGGGTAAAGAGAAGTAATTTCAGCAACATGGCTTTTAATGTAACAGTAAAttctaatttaaatatattaaatcttaattttgtaatacttttaattttaagttgTTCAGCATTTTATATTGGCCGCTTTTGTGTTTATTGCACACAAACTACTTGAAGATACagagctttttcatttttggaagaTGATGTCTTGTggtatttaaagcaaatattatttGGGGGGCTTGGGGCAGGAATGAACTGTGTTTGGGTCCACGTTTTATATCCACTGGTATTTTTGTCCAAGGTGACTGGACTGACTGGTTGTTCAAGTCAGCAAACGTTTTTGTCCTTCACCTGCAGTCTGCTACTATTCAAAGCACGTGGCCCATGCTGTCACACTTGCATACACGCTTGAATTAAAATTCCCGCAACTGTGTTTGTTCCCATTTAAAAGTCTTGGTTTTTAACATAATGGAAGACTAGGCTTTTGTAAATACCGAGTTGCCTGTGtgctcagaattattttttttatattgcttttgtGCTTCTTTTGCAAAATTGTTAGCAGATGTTTAAAGTTGCTCATTTTAGTCTTGATATTATCCCTGTCTGTCTTATTCAGATATGGTTTTGAGGGTAAGTCAAGTGTCATTTGATACCAGTgctcattttttcctaatgatatcaatataattaataaatagGTGGTACAAACATTTTCCTATATAGTCAAAATCTGTAGGACAAGTTGGTTATTGATTGGCAAAAGTAGGCACTTCAGTAGCCTGCTGGCAGGGGACTAGGAAAACATCAAGCTGGAAGCTGCCTGGAGCTCTTAATGGAAGGCACTGGGCTACCAGGCCCTGCCTGGCATTTGGGCTAGCTGGATATGGTGTTTAGAGGCTGTCCCTGAATCCTGTTATGAATCAAAGTGTGAACTGTTAGATTTAGACCACCTATACCATCTATtgagaattcttttttttcttattctgtccATCTTAAACATCTGTAGATGTTTAGTTTCAAGTCTGAGGCTGTCAGAACAAACCCTTTTTCACTACTGTTTATATAACCCGtatgttaaaacaaaagttACCCTCTGTTAGCCtaaaaatttctttgcttacctggtaaagcaaaacagagctgGGAATAGAATGCTTTCATTTGTTACTCTTTTGCCTTTCAGATTGTAAAGAAAACTTATAAAAGTTCCTgtaatgcttcttttttctttaaatacagtttttgtAATGCATGTGTTTTGATCTCAGAAAAGTGGCCAGCCTGTGGCAGGAACTGTATCGTTGTTTTTAGCGTTTAGTTATGAATTTGAAATAGGGGTAATCATGCAAAATACTGGGCACTCAGAGGTATCTCTTAACTGTTCTGTTAAATCTTATCTTTTAAACTGTCCTTTCTATGGTGGTGGTAGTCGGTATGGGTAATGCTCTGAAGAAGATTGAGCAGAACCAGTAAGTAAAAACTCCTACAGTATTTACCTCTGCTGTAAGACATGGTTAATTAGGAATGGGgagttttccctgctgtttctcTCGTGGTTAGGAATGAATTCATTGCTGTTCATTTATATTTCACTGCTCCTATCAAGTGCTATATATTGTTGCTTCACTGAAGATCCTTgtaattactgattttttaaatttttttttttaatctgtcagGTGTAACTACTCAAGTGGCTTTTGTATATTGAAACTGCAATCTGATCACACTACAAGGTCTGAGAAAAAGCTGAATAGCaaagtatttcttctgcttttaagtCACATTCCCATGGTGATGGGTGTGGCATAATAACCTAGATTAGAGCTTACTAAAATGAATGAGTAATAAAATTTGTAATGAGGTGGGTATAGCGTGAGCAGGCATCACTCAATTTTTCCCACAGATTCCTGTTGGCATAGCAGTCATGTTTGTTTACAGCATTTGGAACagtgacagtattttaaaatgcttgtgcACATCTAAAAATGCCTGATCTGTGTAAAATATTCAGGGTATCAGTCAGGTGGCTCATTGTCTCTTaagaagattttaatttttaacatacttTTATAACCTGattcacagattttaaaatgtcatgaaaaGAGAGATAGCAGAGATTCTAGAAGATATCTGAAAGACCTGTTAGATGCtaagaaga comes from Falco naumanni isolate bFalNau1 chromosome 1, bFalNau1.pat, whole genome shotgun sequence and encodes:
- the ZCCHC8 gene encoding zinc finger CCHC domain-containing protein 8 isoform X4, which produces MKDCPKPRNAARISEKRKEFMEACGEASNQNFQQRYHAEEVEERFGKFKPGVISGELQDALGVTDKSIPPFIYRMRQLGYPPGWLKEAEMEHSGLALYDGKGDGGTEDEGSCQPKHTTYDVSKLINYPGFNISTPSGIPDEWQIFGSIPMQPSQQKDVFANYLSNYHAPIPKSSNKRAASQSRSHNAKRPKDNLEVPAADMDLDSDLEVSRRSETPNSFQFQPPLPPGRPSMSSPPPLPQGTPPQNLTPPQPSTPTRPLLPRTTPPLNPSSDIPQPKIVDSVMDEDTLTLEELEEQQRLIWAALEQAESTNSDSDIPVDTPLTGNSVTSSPSRNEVDVAEVRSSDKVITVESSFSDISEQMPENEHSITSSNPEDSLLNLKEDPDNTDSEGLLDNSTIPASDREVNDGENTGDNKMVTSIESPAKNSSLVPDMSKFAAGITPFEFENMAESTGVYLRIRSVLKNSPRSQQKKKTSL